The following are from one region of the Ktedonobacteraceae bacterium genome:
- a CDS encoding phenylacetate--CoA ligase translates to MVYNQVETWPREKLRQLQDERLRQMIRYVNERMPFYREMFNNSGIQPGDIRSVDDLPRLPFTRKQDLKDHYPFGLLAVPREQIIRIHASSGTTGKATVVCYTRNDIEVFSEVMARSFVAAGASPGMLLHNAYGYGLFTGGLGTHYGGEKLGLAVVPVSGGMTQRQVTLILDFKPEIICCTPSYAQTLGEAFKQLGVAPDEISLKYGLLGAEPWTETIRADIDASLGIRSTNLYGLSEILGPGVSQECIEARAGSHIWEDHFYPEVVDPDTGEPLPDGKEGVLILTHLTREAMPLLRYWTSDITYLTHEPCECGRTHVRMGPIRGRTDDMLIIRGVNLYPTQVEEVLKGIPEVVPHYQLIVKREGTLDEVEVKVEVAESVFREVAQEALADDVMEIDARIQSLRHRIQQQIRGTLGLNMRVILEPPNTIPRSEGGKLRRVVDQRKL, encoded by the coding sequence ATGGTGTACAATCAGGTTGAAACCTGGCCTCGCGAGAAGCTCCGGCAGTTGCAGGACGAGCGGCTGCGCCAGATGATTCGTTATGTCAATGAACGCATGCCTTTCTACCGGGAAATGTTCAACAATTCCGGCATCCAGCCGGGCGATATTCGCTCGGTCGATGACTTGCCCAGGCTGCCTTTTACGCGCAAGCAGGATTTGAAAGATCACTATCCCTTCGGTCTCCTGGCAGTGCCGCGCGAGCAGATCATACGGATTCATGCCAGCAGCGGCACCACCGGGAAAGCAACCGTGGTGTGCTATACCAGGAATGATATCGAGGTGTTCTCCGAAGTGATGGCACGCTCATTTGTCGCCGCCGGGGCGAGCCCCGGCATGTTGCTGCACAACGCCTATGGCTACGGACTCTTTACCGGCGGGCTTGGCACCCATTATGGTGGAGAAAAACTGGGATTGGCTGTAGTTCCCGTCTCAGGTGGCATGACCCAACGCCAGGTGACATTGATCCTCGATTTCAAGCCGGAAATTATTTGTTGCACCCCCTCATACGCGCAAACATTGGGTGAAGCATTCAAGCAACTTGGTGTTGCCCCGGATGAAATCAGCCTCAAGTATGGACTGCTCGGCGCGGAGCCATGGACGGAAACCATCCGTGCCGATATCGATGCCAGCCTTGGTATTCGCTCGACAAATCTCTATGGCCTTAGCGAGATTCTAGGGCCAGGAGTATCGCAGGAATGTATCGAGGCTCGCGCCGGCAGCCATATCTGGGAAGACCATTTCTATCCAGAGGTCGTAGACCCCGATACAGGCGAACCGCTTCCAGATGGCAAAGAAGGCGTACTCATCCTCACTCACCTGACACGTGAAGCCATGCCCCTGCTGCGCTACTGGACGAGCGATATCACTTACCTGACACACGAGCCCTGCGAATGTGGGAGAACGCACGTCCGCATGGGGCCGATCCGCGGTCGTACCGACGATATGCTCATCATCCGCGGCGTCAACCTCTATCCCACCCAGGTCGAAGAGGTGCTCAAAGGCATCCCTGAAGTCGTGCCTCACTACCAGCTGATTGTAAAACGGGAGGGCACCCTGGATGAGGTCGAAGTCAAAGTGGAGGTGGCCGAAAGCGTATTTCGCGAAGTCGCCCAGGAAGCCCTGGCTGACGATGTAATGGAAATCGATGCCCGCATTCAAAGCCTGCGCCACAGGATACAACAGCAAATCCGCGGCACGCTGGGCCTGAATATGAGGGTCATACTGGAACCGCCAAATACAATACCCAGGAGCGAGGGCGGAAAGCTGCGGCGTGTAGTCGACCAACGCAAGCTTTAA
- a CDS encoding ATP-binding cassette domain-containing protein — protein MPNTPAILAENLKKSYGKTQALVGLDLAAEEGTVLGVLGPNGAGKTTAVRILTTLLRPDSGRAIVAGLDVVKQAEALRARIGLAGQYAAVDEYLTGFENLKMFGRLYHLSGAMAKRRANELIERFDLVDAAGRIVKTYSGGMRRRLDLAASLIMMPPVLFLDEPTTGLDPRGRLAMWDIISSLVEDGTTVLLTTQYLEEADQLADQIAVVDHGRVIAKGTADELKNQVGGERLELRVAPGGDLNAAIRAVRPYSSSELQIDADSRSIVVPVKQGTQLIAGIVRDLDIAEIRLDDLSLRKPTLDDVFLALTGSTASGEDVPVATADIQPLERSTR, from the coding sequence ATGCCAAATACCCCGGCCATCCTGGCCGAGAATCTCAAAAAAAGTTATGGCAAGACACAGGCGCTGGTGGGACTTGACCTTGCCGCCGAGGAGGGGACCGTACTTGGCGTACTTGGTCCCAACGGCGCAGGCAAAACCACCGCCGTCCGTATCCTGACAACATTATTGCGCCCGGACTCTGGACGAGCGATAGTGGCAGGGCTGGATGTGGTCAAACAGGCTGAAGCGCTGCGGGCACGTATTGGGCTGGCAGGGCAGTATGCCGCCGTCGATGAATACCTGACGGGATTTGAAAACCTGAAGATGTTCGGGCGGCTCTATCACCTGTCGGGCGCAATGGCAAAGCGGCGCGCAAACGAACTGATCGAACGCTTCGACCTGGTTGACGCCGCAGGGCGTATCGTTAAAACCTATTCTGGAGGCATGCGCCGCCGTCTCGACCTGGCAGCCAGCCTCATTATGATGCCGCCGGTACTCTTCCTGGATGAACCGACGACCGGTCTTGATCCGCGCGGACGACTCGCGATGTGGGATATTATCAGTTCTCTCGTCGAGGATGGCACAACCGTGTTGCTTACCACGCAATACCTGGAAGAGGCCGACCAGCTCGCCGATCAGATAGCCGTCGTCGATCATGGACGCGTGATAGCAAAAGGCACAGCCGATGAACTGAAAAACCAGGTCGGTGGCGAACGTCTCGAATTGAGAGTAGCCCCTGGTGGCGACCTGAATGCCGCCATACGAGCAGTGAGACCCTATAGTTCCAGCGAGCTTCAGATTGACGCGGACAGCCGCAGTATCGTTGTACCGGTTAAGCAGGGAACGCAGCTTATCGCCGGGATCGTGCGCGACCTGGATATCGCAGAGATCCGGTTAGATGACTTATCACTGCGCAAACCTACCCTTGATGATGTCTTCCTCGCACTGACCGGAAGCACTGCTTCTGGCGAGGATGTACCTGTAGCAACAGCTGATATCCAGCCGCTGGAAAGGAGTACACGATGA
- a CDS encoding enoyl-CoA hydratase/isomerase family protein produces the protein METLELETWRCEIDGHLARLRINRPAALNAANWAWVQDLVTATDYLAKSAETRVVIVSGEGRAFCSGLDTKELARGNLTPEWFATWEHGVTALARLDAITICAIHGYCLGGGLQVALACDLRISATNAVLSIPAVREGVVAALGPMRLARLIGAGPAKRLCLLGHRFTPEEGLALGLIDEVVTPDKLEEQALAMAQELLAIPFTALKHTKRQINEAFDFDETTLMTKFIAAQEDCLRSPEHKEVMAAYRETLAQRKKTS, from the coding sequence ATGGAAACGTTAGAACTTGAAACATGGCGTTGCGAGATAGATGGACATCTGGCCCGGCTGCGCATCAATCGTCCCGCGGCCCTTAACGCGGCTAACTGGGCCTGGGTACAGGACCTGGTGACGGCGACCGACTATCTCGCCAAAAGCGCTGAAACGCGGGTGGTCATTGTCAGCGGAGAAGGGCGCGCGTTTTGCAGCGGCCTTGACACGAAAGAACTGGCCAGGGGCAATCTTACTCCTGAGTGGTTCGCTACGTGGGAACACGGCGTGACCGCGCTGGCACGGCTCGACGCCATCACCATATGCGCCATTCATGGTTACTGCCTCGGTGGAGGCTTGCAGGTTGCGCTGGCATGCGACCTGCGCATCTCGGCCACCAATGCGGTACTCAGCATTCCCGCTGTGCGAGAGGGTGTAGTTGCTGCGCTTGGCCCGATGCGTCTTGCTCGTCTGATCGGCGCGGGCCCTGCCAAACGATTGTGCCTGCTGGGGCACCGCTTTACTCCCGAAGAGGGACTGGCGCTGGGCCTGATTGACGAGGTAGTTACGCCCGACAAACTTGAGGAGCAGGCGCTGGCAATGGCTCAGGAGTTGCTGGCTATCCCCTTTACCGCCTTGAAACATACCAAGCGGCAGATTAACGAGGCATTCGACTTCGATGAAACAACGCTCATGACTAAATTCATCGCAGCCCAGGAGGATTGCCTGCGCTCACCCGAACATAAGGAGGTTATGGCGGCTTACCGTGAGACGCTGGCACAACGGAAGAAGACGAGTTGA
- a CDS encoding ABC transporter permease: protein MSLTGLRITQSLKPQARPRIYWTLSDAFVLAKRHLVQIPRIPEELVFATIQPIMFVLLFRYVFGGAIAVTGTTYVNYLMAGIFTQTVIFGSTTTGIGLANDLQKGLVDRFRSLPMAKSAVLTGRTISDMVRNTFIVIVMWTVGLLVGFRPQGSVLSWFAAAGILILTSFAFSWISALIALLVSSVEAAQSAGFIWLFPLTFASSAFVPTSSMPNWLRAFAEHQPVSLIVNAVRGLLLNNPDASTIWQALAWCVGILIVFTPLAVWAYGRRTAR, encoded by the coding sequence ATGAGCCTCACCGGTCTCCGTATCACGCAATCACTGAAACCACAGGCGCGTCCCAGGATTTACTGGACACTTTCCGACGCATTCGTTCTCGCTAAGCGCCACCTGGTCCAGATTCCACGCATCCCGGAAGAACTGGTCTTCGCCACGATCCAGCCGATCATGTTCGTGCTGCTTTTCCGCTACGTGTTTGGGGGCGCCATCGCGGTCACAGGCACCACATATGTCAACTACCTGATGGCCGGCATCTTCACCCAGACGGTCATATTCGGCTCAACGACGACCGGCATTGGTCTGGCGAATGACCTGCAGAAAGGACTGGTCGATAGATTCCGTTCTCTACCAATGGCGAAATCCGCTGTCCTCACGGGCCGCACCATCTCAGATATGGTGCGCAACACGTTCATCGTCATCGTGATGTGGACGGTGGGCCTGCTGGTTGGCTTTCGGCCGCAGGGCAGCGTTCTTTCCTGGTTCGCGGCAGCCGGAATCCTCATACTCACCAGCTTTGCCTTCTCGTGGATTTCGGCGTTGATCGCCCTGCTGGTGAGCAGTGTGGAGGCGGCGCAATCCGCCGGTTTCATCTGGCTTTTCCCGCTCACCTTCGCCAGCAGCGCTTTCGTTCCGACCTCGAGTATGCCGAATTGGCTGCGTGCCTTCGCCGAACACCAGCCGGTTTCGCTGATCGTCAATGCCGTGCGCGGCCTGCTCCTCAACAACCCCGATGCCTCGACCATCTGGCAGGCGCTGGCATGGTGTGTTGGCATTCTCATTGTCTTCACTCCGCTCGCAGTCTGGGCCTACGGACGACGAACGGCACGATAA